The genomic window CTGTGGCGTCATCTTGCGGAAGCTCGTGCGCAGCACATTGGCGATGGAATCAAGTTGTGCATTGCCCTTCGGCACCGCCGTCAGGAACCGGAAAATCTGCTGACCGACACGAATGACGGTCACGTCGAAATCCCATTTATCAGCACTGGCGCGGGCTGTCGCCGCCTCCAGACCGTTGATCTGCGTTTCCTTGACGGTTTCCGGCAACAGGCCGGCGACCCAACCGCTGGTCAAGTAATTGGCGAGGCTCGTCTGTTTCGGATCGGCCACGCCATCGAAACGGATAGCCATATCCCCTGGGCCCGTCGCCAGAACGGCCTCCACCTTGTTGTCGATGACGAAACCTTCCGGCACGTCGAAACGGATGCCCAACGTTCCATGCAGGAATGTCTGGCCCCGGACATAACCTTCCTGCGGACTATCGCCATAAAGCAGGCCGTCTATGCCATCCAGAAACCAGTCGCGGCCACGATCCCCGACCTGCCCTTCTTGGCCGAAGGCGCGGGCATGACGGCGCGCCAGCTCGATGCGCTGCGGCGTGTTGGGGTGGCTCGAAAGGAAGTCTAGGCTCTGGTCGTTTTCGGGATCGGCCGATGAAAACCGCGCATAAGCCGCCATGGAATCCAGAAAACGCGGCGACGCATAGGGGTCGTAACCGGCTTCACCCAGCATGCGAACCCCAATCACGTCTGCCTGCAATTCCTGCTGACGGGAGAAGGCAGCAAGCCGCAGCTTACCGCGTGCCAGCGCCTGTTTGCCGGCGAGATCGCTCGACAGAACTTCCGCGACCACGCGGCTCGCAATCACCTCCGCCTCTTCGCGGCGCTGGCGTTCGATGCCATGGTTTGCGGTCACATGGCCCATCTCGTGCGACAGCACGGCCGCCACTTCCGAGGCATCATTGGCGAGCGCCAGAAGCCCGCGCGTCACGTAAAGATATCCGCCGGGCAAAGCGAAAGCATTGATGGCGGGCGAATTGAGAATGGTAATACGGTAGGATTGCTGCGGATTTTCCGAGACGGCCGTCAGCGCGCCGGCAATGCGGGCGACCAGCCGTTCCGTCTTCGCATCGCGATATTCGCCCCCGTAACTGGCCACGATGCGCGGGTGTTCGCGTGCACCCATCTGCGCGCGCGGATCATTCTTCTGCACCTGTTCCACAGTCTGCGGATTATCCGAGGGACGCAATGTGGACTGGTAGGCCGGGCTGAACAGGGATTGGCACGATGACAGCAGCACGGCGGACGCCGTCAGCGCGGACCACGCCGCAGCAAGCTGGCCGGAACGGCGAAGGCCTGAACCGGAGAAAAGCCTCCGCTGTGCAGTCATGCTATTTTTCATTCTCTATGCCTGCCCCTTAACGTTCCTGATCATCCGTTAATTGCAGACCAGAATAACAGATTCGCCCCAATGGGCGATGAATGCCAAAACGGTAAAAACGATCCATCAAGTCCGGAATATTCCTGAAGAACGCAATAATTCCCATCTTTTCTCGGGCAACAACTTGAAACTGGCAAGTGCAAATTAGCGCCATTGAAGTTATCTAAAGCGATTGCCAGCGGCACGCGTCGAAAATAAGGCGATCAGCCATTCAGAAAACTGTCGACCGCCTTCACATTTTGTGTGGCGAAGAAATCTGCGGTCGAGCCTGCATAGACAACGCGGCCGCGATCAAGAAAAACCACTCGATGCGCCAGCTTCTTTATGTCGTCGGGGTGATGCGTGACAATAATCACCGTATTTTTTGTTTCCGCGTGCAAGTCGAGAAGCAAAGACGTCATGCCCGCTCGCAGTCCCGGATCGAGCGCGGCGAATGGCTCGTCGAGCAGCATGACCGGTTTTTTCCGCACCAGCGCACGCGCCAGCGCCGCCCTTTGCCGTTCCCCGCCGGAAAGCGTGCCCGGCAGGCGCTTGTCGAAACCCGCAAGGCCGACACGCGCCAGCGCCACTTCGATCCTCTGCCGGTCTTCCGCCCGCAATTTCAGGCCAGCGCTGATGCCGAGAGCGACATTGGTGAAAATATCGAGATGGGCGAAGAGATTATTGTCCTGAAAGATCGATGAAACCGGCCTTTCCGAAGGGTCTTGCGCCGTCATGTCCTGCCCGTCGATCACCACGCGCCCGGAATCCGGCGCCTCGAAACCAGCGACTAGATTAAGAAGTGTCGACTTGCCCGAACCGGAAGCACCCACGACGGCAGTCACCTCACCTTGCGGGAAGGAGCAATCAAGTTCGAAATCCTGCGTTCCGAGCCGCAGCCTGACCTTGTCCAGCTCAACGGCAAAATCATCGCCTGTCATATGCCAGCCCTTGCTGATTGGGATTGCCTGGAAATGCCGCCTGCGGCAAGCAGCAGGCAAACGACGCCGAGGAGGAAGGCATAACCGGCGGCATCATTGGTGCGATAGCTGCCCATATTGCTATAAACCAGCCAGGGCAAGGTGACGAAATTTTCCGACCCGAACAGCGCAACTGCCCCGAGATCGCCGAGCGACAGCGCCATGGCAAAAGAAAGCGCCATCAGCATGGGCCGCCAGAGAACCGGCAGATCGGCAAACCGCAGCCGCGAATAGCCCTGAAGTCCGAGACTGGCAGAAAGCCGGCCAGTGCGCAGGAAATGGCTGGTGAAGGCCGGCTCCATCACCCGCATGGCAAGCGGCAGGGCCATCAGCATATTGATGAGCGCCACGAGAACCGGCGCATAAAAGCTGACATCGCCGAACACCCGCAGCAGCAGGAACCATCCGCTTCCCAGCACGACGGGCGGAACGAGCAGCACCAGCGACGACCCCGCCCCAAGCAGAGCGGAAAGCAGACGGAGAGGCCACGCCACCCTGCGTCTGGAGCCGACGGCCTGGCGTGCGCCGATGATCGCCATGCAGCAGAGGACGACGAGAATTGCCGACAGCACGGCGATTGCAAGACTGGTCGCCGCAGCACGCAGGAAGATCGGCGCTGTGAGCAGACGTGGCAGATCGGCCTGTAACCCCGAAACAGCTATGGCGACAAGCGGCAGCCCGACTAGGAAAACAGCAAAAACGATTGCCGCCCCGTCCCACAGGCGCGCGGCGGTACTTTTGCCGTCGAAACGGCGAATGCTGCGACCAAGCGAGGAGATTTCCGCTTCCGGTGACGGCAGAAAGGCGAGGAGTCCGAGCAGGACTGCGGTGAGGACAATCTGCAGAACCGAGAGCGCAATCGCCCGCTGAGGATCGAAATCGAACCGTAGCGCCTGATAGATCGCCACCTCCAGCGTTGTCGCCGCCGGCCCGCCGCCGAGAAGAAGCACGAGCGTGAAGCTGGTGGCGCACAGCATGAAAACCAGCCCGGCAATGCCGGGAATAAGCCGCGAGACCGCCGGCCACTCGATGAAACGGAAAACCGAAACCGGCCCCATGCCGAGACTTGCCGCCATGCGCCAATATTCCCCCGGAATACGCTCCAGCCCCGCCAGCATCAGCCGCACGGAAAGCGGCAGATTGAAGAAGACGTGAGCAATGAGAATGCCGGAAAGGCCATAGATACTGAAAGGCTCATCCGCCCCGGCAAAAACAAGAGCACTGTTCAAAACACCCTGCCGGCCCCAGATGGTGATGATGCCGAAGGCGCCGACGATCACCGGCAATCCCATCGGCACCGCCATCAATCGGATGATCCAGATTCTTCCCGGAAACTCTTTCCGCCGGGCGAGCGCCAGAGCGACGGGCAGACCGAGAACGATGGACAAAAGGGTGGACAGCGTCGCCTGGTATAGCGTGAAGCGCAGGATACGCAGCGTATAGGCATCCATGATACCAGCGGTGGATGCGCCGGCATCAAAAGACAGCAGCGCAAAAACCGCGAGCGCCATGAACAGGAAAACGGCGGCAAAAGCCGCCGTCCCGAAAATGATCGACCGCCGATAATCGCGACGCAGCATCATGCGCGGGCGTGCCTCTTCCTCAGTTCATGCTCATGGCCGAAAGCCACTCGTCGATCCACGCCTTGCGGTTCTTCGCCACTTCTTCGGGATCCATCAGGAAGGTCTTCTGCGGCACGACGAGTTTGGAAAATGCCTCGGGCAAGGGGACCGACGTTGCCGCGACCGGCATCATCCAGTTGTTTTCGGGAATGGCATCCTGAAAACCTGATGTCAGCGTGAAAGCGAGAAACTGCTTTGCCAGCGCCTTGTGCGGTGCGTTTTTGAGAAGGCCGGACACTTCGATCTGGATGTAATGCCCTTCAGAAAAGGCCGCAGCTTGATAACGGTCCGACTTTTCGACGACCATGTGATAGGCGGGCGAGGTGGTGTAGGAGAGCACCATCGGCACCTCCCCCTTGGTGAAGAGGCCGTAGGATTCCGACCAGCCCGGCGTGACGGTGAGAATACGCTTCCTGAGCTTTGCCCAGGCCTCCGGCGCCTTGTCGCCATAAACCGATTTTACCCACAAAAGCAGGCCAAGCCCCGGCGTGGAGGTACGCGGGTCCTGAATGGCGATCTTCTGCGCCGGGTCGCCTTCCACCAGCTCCTTGAGGCTCGCCGGCGGATTTTTCACCGTCTGCGTGTCATAGATGACAGCGAAATGCCCATAATCATAGGGTACGAAAACATCGTCCTTGTAGCCGCCCGGGACCTTGGCCGCCGATGCATCGATGCCGCTGGCGTCAAAGAGGCCTGTCTGTTTGGCTTCCGCGACAAGATTGGTGTCGAGACCGACCACGACATCCGCCTTGGAACCGCTGCCCTCAAGTTTCAGACGGTTGAGCAGCGCCACGCCATCCGCGACACCCACGAAATTGACGGTGCAGCCGCAGACCTTCTCGAAGGCTTCCTTCACCTTCGGGCCGGGACCCCATTCGGAAACGAAGCTTTCATAGGTGTAGACGGTCAGTTCCGGCTTGTCCTGAGCCACGGCGAAACCGGGCAGCAACAGCGAGGCGGCAATGACGGAATTCAGGAAAAGACGACGGCGCACGGGTATCTCCTCAAAAAACGAAAAGGAATAGCCGCTTGCCTTTAAGCCGTCTAATCCCTCCGCCGGTATGAACCGGATCAGGTTCTTCGGGTTGGCAAGCCTCTCAGCCTTCTGCACACGCGCACAGAAGACACCCCGTTAGATCAAGATGATGGTTTAGTCCCGCCGTCAGTGATTGGCAAGATGGCCGAGATCAGCCCTGCTCCGTCATATGCACCAGCTCCCAGACGTGCCCGTCGGGGTCCTGAAAGCTGCCGGCATACATGAAGCCATGGTCCTGAACCGGTTTCCAGCTGCTGCCACCGGAGGCAAGCGCAGTTGCGATCATGCCGTCGATCTCCTCGCGGCTTCCGGCGGAAAGGCAGGTCAGAACCTCGGTGCTCTGCTTCGCATCGGCGATATCGCCATTGATGAAATCGCGAAACCGCTCCTCCTGAAGGAGCATCACGAAGATGTTCTCCTCCACGATCATGCAGAGCGTGCGGTCGTCGGAATATTCCGGATTGAAGCTGAAACCGAGGGCCGTGAAGAAGCTTCTCGATGCCTCGATATTCTTGACCGGCAAATTGACGAAAATCATGCGCATTTTCAGACCTCCTCCAAACGAACGCGGGCATAGAACGGCAATTCCGCTTGCCTGTCAAAGGCCGAAGAAAGGTTGCGAACGGTGGGCAGCAGGCTTCAGCTTTCCAGTTCCTCGCGCAGCATCTCCAGTTCCAGCCATTCCTCTTCCATGGTCTCCAGCTTGTCGCGCAGCTTTTCCATTTCCTGCGCCAGCTTGTTGAAGGTCGCCTGATCCTTGGCGAAAAGTGCCGGGTCAGCCATGCGCTGTTCGCGTTTTGCGATCTCTTCCTGGGCCTTTTCCATCTCCTTCGGCAGATTTTCGAGGGCGAATTTCTGCTTGAAGGAGAGTTTGCCCTTGGCCTTTGCCGGCTCCTGCGATGGCGAAGCTGAAGATACGGCCTTAGCCTTTTCCTGCCTGTCGGCCTTGCGTTTTTCTTCCGCCGCACCCTTGCGCTGCGCCATCATGTCCGAATAGCCGCCCGCATATTCGATCCAGCGTCCATCCGGCTGATCGGGATTGGCGGGCGCGATGGTAGAGGTGACGGTGCGGTCCAGAAAATCACGGTCGTGGCTGACGAGAATGACCGTGCCGGAAAAACCGGCGACGATCTCCTGCAACAGATCGAGCGTTTCGATGTCGAGATCGTTGGTCGGTTCGTCGAGGATCAGAAGATTGGTCGGCCGGGCCAGAATGCGCGCCAGGATGAGACGGGCGCGCTCACCGCCGGAGAGATTGCGGATGGGGGTGCGCGCCTGCTCCGGCTGGAACAGGAAGTCCTTCATGTAACCAGTGACATGCTTCACTTCGCCATTGACGAGAAGATTGTCACCACGCCCGTCGGTCAGATAATGCGCGAGCGTTTCGTTAGGATTGAGATCCTCACGCTTCTGGTCGAGCGTGGCGATCTCCAGATTCGTGCCGAGCTTCACCGTGCCACTATCGGGCTCAAGCTGGCCCGTCAGCATCTTCAGAAGCGTCGTCTTGCCCGCACCGTTCGGCCCCACGAGACCGATGCAGTCACCACGATGAACCCTGAGCGAGAACGGTGCCACGATCACCCGCTCACCATAAGCCTTGGTGATGGCATCCGCCTCGATGACCAGCTTGCCGGATTCCCGCCCTTCCGTGACGGTCGCCTGCACGGAGCCCTGCGGCCCCTTGTGGCCGCGATAGTCCGCGCGCATGGCCTGAAGCTCGCCGACGCGGCGCATGTTGCGCTTGCGCCTTGCGGTCACGCCGTAGCGCATCCAGTGTTCTTCGCGCTCGATGGCCTTGCCGAGCTTATGCTGTTCCAGTTCTTCCTCTTCCAGCACCTTGTCGCGCCATTCCTCGAAATGGGCAAAGCCGCGATTGAGACGGCGGGACTGACCGCGATCAAGCCAGACAGTCGAGGTTGAGACCTTCTCCAGAAAACGCCGGTCGTGCGAAATCAGCACCAGTGCACTGCGCGTCTGCTGCAGCTCGCCTTCCAGCCATTCGATAGTGGGCAGGTCCAGATGGTTGGTCGGCTCGTCCAGCATCAGAATATCGGGCTCCGGCGCCATGACGCGGGCGAGCGCCACGCGGCGCGCTTCGCCGCCTGAAAGGCTCTCGGGATTTTCCTGTCCGGTGAGACCCAGATGCTCGAGAAGATAAGTTACTCGATAGGGATCGTCACCCGGTCCGAGCCCCGCTTCCGCATAGGCCTGAACGGTGTCGTAACCGGCAAAATCCGGTGCCTGTTCCAGATAACGGATGGTGGCGGCGGGATGCCGAAAAACCTCGCCCGACTGCGCCTCGACCAGACCGGCTGCAATCTTCATCAGCGTGGATTTGCCCGAACCATTGCGTCCGACAAGGCAGATGCGGTCACCGGGCTCCACCTGGAAATTGGCGCCGTCGAGCAGCGGGGTCACGCCGAAGGTCAGCTTGATATCATCGAGTTTCAGAATTGGGGGTGCCAAGGTGTCAGGCTCCGGTCAGATCATAAGGGCGGGCGAGCACGATGGCTTTGCCGCTTTTCAGCGAGAAATGCACAAGGCCGCCATTCGCGACATTGGAAATAGTGCGGGAGGAACCGAAAGCAAGCGCGAAATCATTGAGCGGATAACGCACATTGCCGATATCGAGCCCCTCAAGGGTGGTGAACCCGGCGACGGAAAACAACGATCCGGCCGGCAAATCAATGGCGAGTGAACCGGCAAGCAGCGGCATCGCCTCTTCTTCACCCGAGGTCAGGGTGACCTCGAAACCGCGCTCCGCAAGCGCCACGGCATAAAGAAGGTGCTGAAGCGCATGGTCGCTTCGTGCGCCGCCGAGCGCGCCCACCATCAGAAGCGAATGCGCGCCGCGCGAAAGTGCCTCGGAGACTGCAATTTCACCATCCGTCACGGCCTTTGCGGCCGGATAGGGTTGCCGCGTCACATCGGGCCAGGCCTCAAGCAGCTCTTCGCTGGCGGAATCGAAATCCCCGACCCACAGTTCGGGTGTGAGACCAAGCGGCGCGGCATGGCGCATGCCGCCATCGGCCGCAATCACGCGGCTATCCGCGACCGCCTGTTTCAGACGATCGGTCACCGCGACATCGCCGCCAAGCAGAATGGTGAAGCGCTCTTTGTTCATGCCCTGCCTTACCGCACCTGGCCCGAAAATGGAAAGCCGAAACCCCGATGAAATCAGCCTATATTGATTTTCGCCGGCTTCGGGATTATGAAACGCCTCAGTGGTGATTTGCCGACCGGCTTGCAGCCACTTTAAAGAAGTCGCTAAAGGGTCGAGGAAAAGGGCAATTTCCTGGGACCGGCCGCGATTTCGCTGCCGGTTTTTTGTTTTCGCAACGTTCTTTACGTGATCCGGAAAAGAGAGTTCGACATGCCGATCAAGATTCCCGATACGCTTCCCGCCTTTGAGACCCTCGTTCATGAGGGTGTGCGGGTCATGACCGAAACGGCGGCCATCCGGCAGGATATCCGCCCGCTCCAGATCGGGCTTCTCAACCTCATGCCGAACAAGATCAAGACGGAAATCCAGATGGCGCGCCTTGTTGGCGCCTCGCCGCTGCAGGTGGAATTGTCGCTCATCCGCATCGGCGGTCATCGCGCCAAGAACACGCCGGAAGAGCATCTCCTCTCCTTCTACGAGACGTGGGAAGAGGTCCGTCACCGCAAGTTCGACGGCTTCATCATTACCGGCGCACCGATCGAGCTGCTGGACTATGAAGACGTGACCTATTGGAATGAAATGCAGCAGATTTTCGAATGGACGCAGACCAACGTCCATTCGACCCTGAATGTCTGCTGGGGCGCAATGGCCGCCATCTACCATTTCCACGGGGTGCCGAAATACGAGCTGAAGGAAAAGGCGTTCGGTGTCTATCGTCACCGCAATCTCTGCCCCTCGTCGATCTACCTCAACGGCTTTTCGGATGATTTCCAGGTTCCGGTCTCACGCTGGACCGAAGTGCGCCGCGCCGATATCGAAAAAAACCCGGAACTTGAAATCCTGATGGAGTCAGAGGAAATGGGCGTTTGCCTGGTGCATGAGAAGGCAGGCAACCGGCTCTACATGTTCAATCATGTCGAATATGATTCGACCTCTCTGTCCGACGAATATTTCCGCGACGTGAATTCCGGCGTGCCCATCAAGCTGCCGCATGATTACTTTCCGCATAACGACCCGGAACTCGCCCCGCTCAACCGCTGGCGCAGCCATGCCCACCTGTTTTTCGGAAACTGGATCAACGAGATATACCAGACGACGCCCTATGATCTCCAAGCCATAGGCAAACTGGCCGCGTAACTGCGGGATTGCGAATTGCCGGAAAATGACGCAACGTCCGCCCGGCAATTCGCGACACCATGGAGAATGACGAGATGAGCGACGGTGCGGCACGAGAAGATTTCGGTTTCACGGCGACCGGTGAAAAGGTCGAACGCGTCACCATCTCGAAAGACGGTTTGACGGCGAAAGTCATCACCTGGGGCGCTGTTATCCAGGATCTGCGCCTTGACGGTCACCAGCCGCCGCTGGTTCTCGGCTTCGATAAGTTCGAGGACTACAAATATTCCTCCTATTTCGGCGCCACGCCGGGCCGCAACGCCAACCGCATCGGCAATGGCAGGTTCGCGATCGACGGGCATGAATATCAGCTGGAGCTGAACGAAAAGGGCGTGACCCATCTGCATGGTGGCAGCGACGGCATGGGCAAGCGCAACTGGATGCTGATGGAACATGGCGAAAGCCATGCCGTCCTGCAGATCATCGATCCCGACGGCCGCGCCGGTTATCCCGGCAACTGCACGGTCACGGCCACCTATACGATCCGCGATGGCGGCGTGCTTTCGGTAGTTTATGAAACGGTGACCGACCAGCCGACCATCGCCAATGTCTGCCAGCACTCCTATTTCAATCTCGACGGCGCGGATACCGCACTTGGCCATGAGATCAGCATCGCCGCTGACTTTTACCTGCCGACAAACGAACAGCAGATACCGACAGGCGAAATCCGTTCCGTCGAAGGCACCGTCTTCGACCTGCGTCACCCGACGCCGATGCGGCGCAAGGAGAATGGCGAA from Agrobacterium tumefaciens includes these protein-coding regions:
- a CDS encoding M48 family metalloprotease, producing MTAQRRLFSGSGLRRSGQLAAAWSALTASAVLLSSCQSLFSPAYQSTLRPSDNPQTVEQVQKNDPRAQMGAREHPRIVASYGGEYRDAKTERLVARIAGALTAVSENPQQSYRITILNSPAINAFALPGGYLYVTRGLLALANDASEVAAVLSHEMGHVTANHGIERQRREEAEVIASRVVAEVLSSDLAGKQALARGKLRLAAFSRQQELQADVIGVRMLGEAGYDPYASPRFLDSMAAYARFSSADPENDQSLDFLSSHPNTPQRIELARRHARAFGQEGQVGDRGRDWFLDGIDGLLYGDSPQEGYVRGQTFLHGTLGIRFDVPEGFVIDNKVEAVLATGPGDMAIRFDGVADPKQTSLANYLTSGWVAGLLPETVKETQINGLEAATARASADKWDFDVTVIRVGQQIFRFLTAVPKGNAQLDSIANVLRTSFRKMTPQEIASLKPLRVRVVTVKPGETVATMAARMMGTDRKLDMFRMINAMSATATIQPGQRVKIISE
- a CDS encoding ATP-binding cassette domain-containing protein codes for the protein MTGDDFAVELDKVRLRLGTQDFELDCSFPQGEVTAVVGASGSGKSTLLNLVAGFEAPDSGRVVIDGQDMTAQDPSERPVSSIFQDNNLFAHLDIFTNVALGISAGLKLRAEDRQRIEVALARVGLAGFDKRLPGTLSGGERQRAALARALVRKKPVMLLDEPFAALDPGLRAGMTSLLLDLHAETKNTVIIVTHHPDDIKKLAHRVVFLDRGRVVYAGSTADFFATQNVKAVDSFLNG
- the thiP gene encoding thiamine/thiamine pyrophosphate ABC transporter permease ThiP, whose protein sequence is MMLRRDYRRSIIFGTAAFAAVFLFMALAVFALLSFDAGASTAGIMDAYTLRILRFTLYQATLSTLLSIVLGLPVALALARRKEFPGRIWIIRLMAVPMGLPVIVGAFGIITIWGRQGVLNSALVFAGADEPFSIYGLSGILIAHVFFNLPLSVRLMLAGLERIPGEYWRMAASLGMGPVSVFRFIEWPAVSRLIPGIAGLVFMLCATSFTLVLLLGGGPAATTLEVAIYQALRFDFDPQRAIALSVLQIVLTAVLLGLLAFLPSPEAEISSLGRSIRRFDGKSTAARLWDGAAIVFAVFLVGLPLVAIAVSGLQADLPRLLTAPIFLRAAATSLAIAVLSAILVVLCCMAIIGARQAVGSRRRVAWPLRLLSALLGAGSSLVLLVPPVVLGSGWFLLLRVFGDVSFYAPVLVALINMLMALPLAMRVMEPAFTSHFLRTGRLSASLGLQGYSRLRFADLPVLWRPMLMALSFAMALSLGDLGAVALFGSENFVTLPWLVYSNMGSYRTNDAAGYAFLLGVVCLLLAAGGISRQSQSARAGI
- the thiB gene encoding thiamine ABC transporter substrate binding subunit; the encoded protein is MRRRLFLNSVIAASLLLPGFAVAQDKPELTVYTYESFVSEWGPGPKVKEAFEKVCGCTVNFVGVADGVALLNRLKLEGSGSKADVVVGLDTNLVAEAKQTGLFDASGIDASAAKVPGGYKDDVFVPYDYGHFAVIYDTQTVKNPPASLKELVEGDPAQKIAIQDPRTSTPGLGLLLWVKSVYGDKAPEAWAKLRKRILTVTPGWSESYGLFTKGEVPMVLSYTTSPAYHMVVEKSDRYQAAAFSEGHYIQIEVSGLLKNAPHKALAKQFLAFTLTSGFQDAIPENNWMMPVAATSVPLPEAFSKLVVPQKTFLMDPEEVAKNRKAWIDEWLSAMSMN
- a CDS encoding VOC family protein yields the protein MRMIFVNLPVKNIEASRSFFTALGFSFNPEYSDDRTLCMIVEENIFVMLLQEERFRDFINGDIADAKQSTEVLTCLSAGSREEIDGMIATALASGGSSWKPVQDHGFMYAGSFQDPDGHVWELVHMTEQG
- a CDS encoding ABC-F family ATP-binding cassette domain-containing protein, which codes for MAPPILKLDDIKLTFGVTPLLDGANFQVEPGDRICLVGRNGSGKSTLMKIAAGLVEAQSGEVFRHPAATIRYLEQAPDFAGYDTVQAYAEAGLGPGDDPYRVTYLLEHLGLTGQENPESLSGGEARRVALARVMAPEPDILMLDEPTNHLDLPTIEWLEGELQQTRSALVLISHDRRFLEKVSTSTVWLDRGQSRRLNRGFAHFEEWRDKVLEEEELEQHKLGKAIEREEHWMRYGVTARRKRNMRRVGELQAMRADYRGHKGPQGSVQATVTEGRESGKLVIEADAITKAYGERVIVAPFSLRVHRGDCIGLVGPNGAGKTTLLKMLTGQLEPDSGTVKLGTNLEIATLDQKREDLNPNETLAHYLTDGRGDNLLVNGEVKHVTGYMKDFLFQPEQARTPIRNLSGGERARLILARILARPTNLLILDEPTNDLDIETLDLLQEIVAGFSGTVILVSHDRDFLDRTVTSTIAPANPDQPDGRWIEYAGGYSDMMAQRKGAAEEKRKADRQEKAKAVSSASPSQEPAKAKGKLSFKQKFALENLPKEMEKAQEEIAKREQRMADPALFAKDQATFNKLAQEMEKLRDKLETMEEEWLELEMLREELES
- a CDS encoding thiamine diphosphokinase, which encodes MNKERFTILLGGDVAVTDRLKQAVADSRVIAADGGMRHAAPLGLTPELWVGDFDSASEELLEAWPDVTRQPYPAAKAVTDGEIAVSEALSRGAHSLLMVGALGGARSDHALQHLLYAVALAERGFEVTLTSGEEEAMPLLAGSLAIDLPAGSLFSVAGFTTLEGLDIGNVRYPLNDFALAFGSSRTISNVANGGLVHFSLKSGKAIVLARPYDLTGA
- the metA gene encoding homoserine O-acetyltransferase MetA, with the translated sequence MPIKIPDTLPAFETLVHEGVRVMTETAAIRQDIRPLQIGLLNLMPNKIKTEIQMARLVGASPLQVELSLIRIGGHRAKNTPEEHLLSFYETWEEVRHRKFDGFIITGAPIELLDYEDVTYWNEMQQIFEWTQTNVHSTLNVCWGAMAAIYHFHGVPKYELKEKAFGVYRHRNLCPSSIYLNGFSDDFQVPVSRWTEVRRADIEKNPELEILMESEEMGVCLVHEKAGNRLYMFNHVEYDSTSLSDEYFRDVNSGVPIKLPHDYFPHNDPELAPLNRWRSHAHLFFGNWINEIYQTTPYDLQAIGKLAA
- a CDS encoding aldose epimerase family protein; its protein translation is MSDGAAREDFGFTATGEKVERVTISKDGLTAKVITWGAVIQDLRLDGHQPPLVLGFDKFEDYKYSSYFGATPGRNANRIGNGRFAIDGHEYQLELNEKGVTHLHGGSDGMGKRNWMLMEHGESHAVLQIIDPDGRAGYPGNCTVTATYTIRDGGVLSVVYETVTDQPTIANVCQHSYFNLDGADTALGHEISIAADFYLPTNEQQIPTGEIRSVEGTVFDLRHPTPMRRKENGEQVLYDHNFCLSPERRAKRKVARAYSPASDIALEVHTTEPGVQFYSAFKLDVPVPGLDGRHYGPFAGFCLETQIWPDAVNHPDFPHAILRPGETLRQETDYIFRKG